In the genome of Lactuca sativa cultivar Salinas chromosome 3, Lsat_Salinas_v11, whole genome shotgun sequence, the window TTATTGTATAGCCTTTGCCTGAAACTGGTGCACCTTGCATTTCCGATGGTGTGACTTCCTGCAAAAGTTATAAGCATGAGACTGTTGAGGCTCCATcaattttcttgatttttaaCAGACTCTTCAAGATTTTCTTGAATTCAATCCAGCCGAATTTATTACTTACCTGAAAGGGTTACGAAATCAACAATGTCAAGACCCTTGAGCTTAAATTTGGTGAGAATGGTCTGAAAAGTGTTGTTTGGAGCTGGAATATTTTGGTTGGAACCACTCAAGCTTGCACCTAACGAATCCCTTCTCCCCAATGGCACTTCCCAATTTGGTCCACCAGCCTGCATGCACAAGTTCAAATCATGATCTTAATTTACAAACAACAAAAAACATAAACATTTATCCATGGTTGTTGATTTATGACGCTTTAAGATACGATACATACAAGAACAGTTGAGTCTCTTGCTGCCAAAGCCAAGGCATCGGCACAGGAGACAGTCTGTGGGCATGCCTTCTCCAGTGAGGCTTTGATTTGGTCAACAACTTCGAACCCACGAGCTGAGTTTCGGTTTGGGACTGAACCCTTCTCGCTAATTATGCTTCCACTGTTGTCCAGAAGTATTGAAGCATCACAACCCTAAATGATCGTTTCAATGCGAATAACAGAAAGTTAGTGTCTTTTgattattataacaaaaccttATGACTTTGATTACATTTCTTCATACAAACCTTGACGAAACAATCGTGGAAATGGAGTCTGAGCAAAGAAGCAGCCATGCGAGCCTCTTGTGCGACAGCTTTTGTGACAACAGACCTGACGATGTTTTTAGCTTGTGGGCAGGAGTGGTCGTAGAACTGAGGGTAGAGGTTGGATGCATTGGCTAGAGCCAGGATGGATATGAGAACCATGAAGGTGGTGATTGAGTGAGTAGTCATAGTGTTGTGAGGGGGCTAGCTTTGAATGATATGATGACGCTATGGTCAATGGAATTGTGTGTTGTGATTTGTGATGAGAAGTGGAAACCTGGATTCAAGTATTTATAGACCAAGTTTTTTGCATTTTCGAGGTTATACAATGGCGTTAGTTGATCAAACAAAATTCggaaatttttaaattttgtcTAAGTTCTATAAAATCATTATCGAATTGAAGATCGATAATATTAAGTTATACTACTGATAAAATACATGGATTCAAGCACTTGTGTAACTCAAACCTAATTAAGTTGTGTCCATAGGTAAATATTAAGATGCATCGAGTTAACCCGCCAAAAAAATcgaataaaataaacaaataaataaatgtttattattttaatttcatatatatatatatatatatatatatatatatatatatatatatatatatatatatatatatatatatatatatatatatatatatatataatcggtcAAAACCTATTATTGAAATAAGAATTTGATCTTTTGAACAAACTTATTGGATAAATCATAAACATCTTGATCAAGTGAATGCATTCTTTTGTTAAAAGGGTACTTTAATAATGACAATTTACGGGCCTGATTTCATACACAGagtctaaggtgttgtttgtttcttAGAAAAAACATTTTCAAACCTTTTACTGCTGCGCAGCGCATATATAAAACTTTTCATCTCGCagttgtttgtttttcagaagtctTTGGATTAAAAAACATTTGCGCGTATTCTTCTTGGCACAACATTTGTTTTGTCTCTTCCTACCTCTTCCaaccttttcttcttctttttttcttgctaaaatattaattatgtattgctgaaatcttatttcacattttttttttcgttttttttttttttgtttattcttgttaaatttttttttatattgaataataataacttgttattgaaatatcattattttatgttaaaatatctttagtttttgttaaaatatcattattttttgttgaaatatcataaattattGCCAAAATGTCATACGTCATtaaattttcgatattaaaaaactatttttggattatgaaatcagtttattttaattttttaatatctgcagcagcatgcagatattaaaaaaataaacatgtttctcattacagtctgcagccgtttgatccacctcttctactgcagaggttgTAGAGGCGGTCTGTTGACTTTATGAACttttgcttcaaaaaaacaaacagcacatAAATAGTATTAGGATTTAAATATAGGTGAATGAGTTACTCACTATATTTTCCAAGGTTTTGAAAACCAGACCGGAGAGCGAACCGGTCGTCTTACTGGTTCGATGGTTCAGGTGGTCCAACCAGTCGGATCGGTCTCAAAAACCGGAAAAACCGAATGAtgtcataattatatttaattatataaaaaatacaaaaaatgaaaaaattaaatattttttaaaatttccggtTTTGACCAGTTTTACCGGTTCAACCGGACCGGTTTTTACCGGTTCGACCGGTTTTTATCGGTTTTCACCGGTTCAAACGATTACCGgttttttggcctttaagaaccggATCCGGGACCGgttcccggttgaaccggtcgaaccggccggtccggtacggttttcaaaacatggatatTTTCTACTTGCctttaccaattcatgacaactcAAATGGTTTAATGATGCATACATTTAAAATTGCCTTTTACCGTGtaacttataattttttttcaaaacggcaaatatatatattttatacctAAATTTTTCCTAAAATCCACTTATGTCCACCAAGAAACTTGAACACTCATCTTTAAAAAGGGATGACAAAACCGAATACAAGCTCTTTAGTATCTAACTTATAATTAAACTCGTTTTTCATCTCTAATTATACCGTTAACATTTAAATTATTCAACACAAATAGAATAATTTCTATACGTAGGTCAAAACTACCCATTTATTTAAGTACCGGTTAAATTTCTTATTGCATTTTGTTGTTTTAGTTAAGAACTTAAGATAATTGATTTGGATGGAACTGGTTAAGTTGGCGCGTGCAGGTATGAATAAAATAACACGGAAACATCGAAAGCTATATAAACCTTGTCAATAATTTAATGCAATCATGTGCTGATGGATATGGGTCGGTCAaccaatatttttgtattttttaataattttattttgaGAAGAGTAATAAAAGATGGAGTAGAATCACCCACTACATTATATTGACACCAATGTCATTTTGTTGGTATTAGAAAAATAATTAagatttaaattttgttttctcgttaatattaaatataataattacatCTTATTAAAATACTGGTTGTAAGACTTATATATTAcataagttaattttttttttaaagttaaatatTAAGATCTAAGTATTTGAAAACTTTGaagttataagaaaataagaaaaataataatttattaaaattgaaatgtttatttttattttttaaatttaaacaaataatttatataaataaacaaaaaaaaactaatgtgctttaatttgaaaattttaaaattagaaggtaagtccattaataaaattgatatctatttattactatatttattgctaattattacattaaactattatgtggaatttaataaaataagaaactcataaaatgacatgtgagaAAAAAATTAACTCAAAATAACCACagaatgacatttgacaaaataaatgagagtgtgacatgtggcaaaaaaaaacttcatttattagaatagatattgttaattattacattaaaatattatgtggaattcaataaaatagaaaaatccataaaatgacatatggaaaaaaaataaactcaaaataaccacaaaatgacatttggaaaAATAAATGAGATTGTgatatgtggcaaaaaaaaaatattcactTATTAGAATAGATATGGAAATTGCATGCTAATGAAATTGTACTCATTAAAGTACAAAGGAAAGCATGACTTTCAAAGAAAAAAATTTGCAAACCTTTGCGACACACAATATCCTCGCTAAAAGGCTCACTACATGTTATTGGAGTGCCATTATGATGCTTAAATGATCGTAGGTGCCGGAGAAAGAAATTATGACATGCTTGTTTACTTGATACTAGATTTAAATGATAAATCTTTGTAAGGTATAATGCCCTGAGAGGGTAACATATTATTGCTTTTGGTCACATttggtcactaaactttttttcgtgaTCTAATAGCCCTTTAACTTGTTCATTCATGTAGATTTTCCCCTTATGATTGATATTAGTCGGTTTCAACAGTTGAATCGGTATTAGGTGTCTTTTTTATCCTATGTGGCCAATGAAGTGGCATGTAGGCCCCGATTTTGTCTCCCCTCCTCATTAAAGTTAAGACCAAAGTCCCATTTGGTCCTTAAATTCGATTAGGGAATGAAGTCTCATTAACCTCCATTAATTTTCAGTTGGTCTCTATAATGGCTTCATCACAATGTCCCACTGATCGAAACTTCATTGTAGTGGATTTCCACTACATTCGAACATTTGCACCCTACCCATTAGTATACTTTGATCCCGGCAGAACATCAGTGTGAGATATTGACTTCAGTGCATTTGAGTACGAGGAGTTCATGGAATTCCTTCACAAGCTCACCAGAAGGAGAAGCAAAGACATTTATTTCTGCCTTACACAAGAGTCTTTAAGTCAGGGAATTCATACATTGTTGAATGAGGGTGATtacaaagaatttttggatttggcTTATGCAAATGAGAGGAGAATGAATGTGTATGTGGACCACCAAAATGAACCAATCTTCGAGTGGATTGATGAAGAGGAAAATGAAGATAAAGACTACAATtgtgaagaggatgaagaatcAGTCTTGTTGGACATTTATTTTGTTGACCATAAAGAAGATGATGTTGAATATCCATTCCCAGCCAACAAAACCATGGGTGACAGGTTCTTAAACAAACTTTGTCTACGTACAGTAAATGTTGATGAtgtagatgaagatgatgaatatGTTGAACCTCAATACCCTGTGCATGTTGATAGACAACCATGGAATCAGATGAAACCATTGTTAGGTATGCGATTTTCTAACCTTGATAAGCTTAAAAACATGTTGAGAACTATGCAGTTGCTAATGGGTGTGATCTTTGGTTTAAAAAAATGACTTCCAAAGGTTGTTAGTTAAGTCCTATAAAAAAACAAGTCACCTACTTGTCCATTTAGACTTTGGACCTCTTGGATGACTAAAGAGAAGACTTTTTAGATAAAATCTCTAGATAGCGAACATACATGCAGTAGGCTGTTTAAGTTTGGGTCCATAGTAACTTATAAGTGGATAGGCAAACAGTTTATGAGTGAAATTATAGAGAAGCCAAAAATGAGTGTTAGGAAGATGAAAGTTAAAGTTTCAACAACATTCAACATAAATGTGAGCAATGTAGAAATGCAAAGAAATTTGCATTACAATAAATTGAATGAAATCTAATTGACCATTATGGGAGATTATGGTCATATGGTCATGAAATTCTAAGGACAAACTCTGGTTCTACTGTGAGGTTGGATGTAGACATCATGCCAGATTCCACAACTCTGTTTTCCAAGTACTATGGTTGCTTTAAGGTTGTAAGTGATGGTTGGAAGGAAGAGTTTTACCATTCAACATATGGTTTTTATTAGTTTGTATTATTAGTTATTAATTTGTAGTCTTTATTGCCTTATACAGATTGTGGGGGGTTACTCCTTGTGGTTATCAAAAGTATGAAGTTGGGTTCAATGATGCATCATATAGAGTCGATCTAATTGCAAAGACTTGTTCATGTAGAATATGGCAACTTACAGGGATAACATTCTTACATGGAGTGGCTGCAATCTCCTCCCTGAATCAAGATGCAGAAACATATGTGTCCCAGTCATAGAGTAAAGAGGCTTACCTAAAATGCTACAATTATAGCATTAACCCTCTCAATGGTAGTGATATGTGGCAAGAAGTTCCTTATCACAAGCCTTTGCCTCCCAAAAGAAGAAGATTACCTAGTAGGCAATCAGTGAAAAGGAAGAGGAATGCAGTGGAAAGAGAGTTGAGGCCTAGTTAGACATTCTGTAATAAGAATGGGAACCCTGATACGGTGTAGTGTTTGCAAGGAACCAGCGCATAACAAGAAAAAATGTCCATCTAAGCAGCAAACAAATACATCAGGTAAATTTTATGCATCTGAACATAATACATCATTTTGATAAGTAATTGAGACTTTAATTTTTTGCAAGCACCAAGTTCATCTAGGGGTAGTGGAGCAGGACCAAGTCCACCAGCAACAACAGTAAcaacccaaccaccaccaccaccaccagaagCAGCCCAACAACCTCCACCACTACCAGCATCAGCAGCctaaccacctccaccaccaccaggTGTATcccatgaagaagggaccaattggtAGAAGTTGACAGAGGCAATATTCTGAACGGATTGTCAAAATGGCACTGAGGAGGAAGATacctagagttgggagcagtgtaGAGAACCCTACAGTCCTTGATTAAGTTAGTGGGTAGGTAGTGGGTGGGCACATCTTTTGTTATCAAATTTTGATGTAAAGACAAagtactatgttttctttatgCTTTTCTTTTGGGTGTGTGGGCACATGGTGGCCCTTCTTTTGTGGTCCTTGTTATTTAGGAATCATTTGTCCCATCTTTTGTGTTTCCTGGCTACAAGTTTTGTATATGTATACAAGTACTTGCCCTTTATTTAATGTCGACTATTAATGGAGTATTTCAATGAATCCAACCACCATATTCAGTTAGTTTCTTGTTATATGTATGCATTGTATTCATTCCATTTACATAATGGAATCATATATGTATTCATTGTGTATCTATGCTACTTTTTCCGGATTCCATTGTTGTTTCACTAATTCCATTCCAGTCAAAGAATGGAATCATATATGGTAAACCAATATTTATGCAACTTTTCCGGATTTCATTACATTCAAATAAGAAGTTAAGATCATTCAATACATCATTCCAATCAATACATCATTTAAAGAATATTTTTCAGTACATCATTTCATCATATACATAATGATCAACAAAAGAAATCTTATAGTAAACTTATATAACTTTTCCTTCATTGTAATGGCATCAGAGTACTTTTCCTTCTTCATTTGTTCCATGTCTTCTTTCACCTTCTCTACTTCAGTCTTCAATGCTACCAAATCAACTTTTATTCCCTCCACCACATCGGTTACGAGCATCTGTGCATGTTCTACATCCAACCACTTCCAATATTTGCATTTACCCTTCaaaacaaacaattaaaaaagatgaagaaattcaGAATAACCAATCCAGAAAACATAAAGAAATTCAGGAATAACGATTCCAGAGAAGAGGGAAGATTCAAATGAAATTGCACACCATGAAATGCCTCCCTGGATTCTTTGGTGTTTTTGATGTTAGAATACATGCAGTGAACACACAATCACAAGCTTTTGTGTTCTTCACTGTTGATTTCTTGCTTGATCGATCAAAGGCCGAGAAGAAGCTGTAGAACGAAGCCATCATCGGGGTATTAGGTCACAATAAAGGAACCACTAACATCCCTCTTTTAATACTAGCCTTATTAATTAGCCTTACATGCCACCTCATTTGCCATGTAGGATAAAAAGACACATAGGACCGATTCAACCGTTGAAACTGACAAAAAGCAGTTGGAAGGGGGAAATCTACACAAATCAACAagttaaagggctattatatcacgaaaaaaaaagtttagtgacaaaatgtGACCAAAAGCAGTAGTATGTTACcctctcaagtcattatccctctTTGTAACTACACGAGATTCAAGGAGAAATATCATTTTTGGGTGTAAATTATAAACTATGGAGTATAAATGCAATTTGACATTTTACAATTTGTGTGTAAAGGGATTTTGATGTGTTGAAATAACCATCTTCCTTTATGAAAATAGTGGTATAATTTCATAACCAATAAAATTGTGAAAATACGCTTTGTGTTATTTGTCTTTATTATTGTTAGGATAACTAAAAATTGTCCTTATTATTCGGGTCATCCATGTGATTAGGTTCAATCTTGAGGTTTCGTTCCAATTCGAAAAAAGTTACATGGAGCTTCCATCTGGTATATTTTATGGTGGTATTTGTCTGCAACAGACATAAAATACCACATTTATCATTTTAGATATGTTCTttgtatttatattatttattaaaagaATTGGGCACACCTTCTGTAACgtccaaaaatatggtcccaaaattttcatttttaaaatatattaaatagTGTTTTCACAACCAAGCATACAACTCAAAGAAAACCAATGTATCAATTGT includes:
- the LOC111898049 gene encoding peroxidase 72: MTTHSITTFMVLISILALANASNLYPQFYDHSCPQAKNIVRSVVTKAVAQEARMAASLLRLHFHDCFVKGCDASILLDNSGSIISEKGSVPNRNSARGFEVVDQIKASLEKACPQTVSCADALALAARDSTVLAGGPNWEVPLGRRDSLGASLSGSNQNIPAPNNTFQTILTKFKLKGLDIVDFVTLSGSHTIGNARCTSFRQRLYNNTGKGQPDFSLDQSYAAKLRQNCPRSGGDQNLFFLDPVSPTMFDNSYYKNLIASKGLLSSDEILFTQNQQTMQYVKQYAANQELFFQQFAKSMVKMGNITPLTGKSGEIRKNCRKVNS